From the genome of Campylobacter concisus, one region includes:
- the cutA gene encoding divalent-cation tolerance protein CutA, translating into MRILITSVAKKKEAKKLSKMLFKKGFAACVSSFSAKSIYLWQEKLCDGKEQILLIKTDVKFKKVAKFIRKHHSYEIPEILALRPKEVFEKYEDWIKKSTKKGKK; encoded by the coding sequence ATGAGAATTTTAATCACCTCAGTCGCAAAGAAAAAAGAGGCAAAAAAACTAAGTAAAATGCTCTTTAAAAAGGGCTTTGCAGCTTGTGTGAGTAGCTTTAGCGCAAAAAGCATTTATCTTTGGCAAGAGAAGCTTTGCGATGGAAAAGAGCAAATTTTACTCATAAAAACGGACGTTAAATTTAAAAAAGTAGCTAAATTTATAAGAAAGCACCACAGCTACGAAATCCCAGAAATTTTGGCACTTAGGCCAAAAGAGGTATTTGAAAAATATGAAGATTGGATAAAAAAATCAACCAAAAAAGGCAAAAAATGA
- a CDS encoding tetraacyldisaccharide 4'-kinase, whose amino-acid sequence MFKKLNIFLHAWANEYFFRPNFFQILLAFLLLPLSFIYFLIVIFKKFTAKKIDFGIKIISVGNLTLGGSGKTPLCVAIAKNYEGAFIILRGYKRKSKGMQVVARNGEILLDVAVSGDEAMIYATSLKNANVIVSEDRKIAINYAKKHGAKYILLDDGFSKFDIAKFDILVRPNPEPRLKFCLPSGAYRYPFGFYKFADFIAIEGQTHFRKSEILNKSEKMVLVTAIANPERLKPFFDECVARVFFPDHYDFSKDELSEILQSYGATSLLMTQKDYVKAKDFGLPVSLITLEVTLSEEFKKVLAKQI is encoded by the coding sequence GTGTTTAAGAAATTAAATATTTTCTTGCATGCTTGGGCGAATGAATATTTTTTTCGCCCAAATTTCTTTCAAATTTTACTAGCATTTTTACTTTTGCCACTAAGCTTTATCTATTTTCTTATTGTTATTTTTAAGAAATTTACTGCTAAAAAAATAGACTTTGGCATAAAAATAATTAGCGTTGGAAATTTGACCCTTGGAGGAAGCGGGAAGACTCCACTTTGCGTGGCAATTGCTAAAAATTACGAGGGCGCTTTTATCATTCTTAGAGGCTATAAAAGAAAAAGCAAAGGCATGCAAGTTGTCGCGCGAAATGGCGAAATTTTGCTTGACGTAGCAGTGAGCGGCGATGAGGCGATGATATATGCTACAAGCCTTAAAAACGCAAATGTAATAGTAAGCGAAGATAGGAAAATAGCTATAAACTACGCTAAAAAGCATGGTGCAAAGTATATCTTACTGGATGACGGATTTTCTAAATTCGACATAGCCAAATTTGACATTCTAGTACGCCCAAACCCAGAGCCAAGGCTAAAATTTTGCTTACCAAGCGGGGCTTATAGATATCCGTTTGGCTTTTATAAATTTGCTGATTTTATAGCGATTGAAGGGCAAACTCATTTTAGAAAGAGTGAAATTTTAAATAAAAGCGAAAAAATGGTTCTAGTTACTGCCATAGCAAACCCAGAGCGTCTTAAGCCATTTTTTGATGAGTGTGTAGCTCGTGTCTTTTTTCCTGATCATTATGATTTTTCAAAAGATGAGCTGAGTGAAATTTTGCAAAGTTACGGTGCCACCTCGCTTTTGATGACGCAAAAGGACTATGTAAAGGCAAAAGATTTTGGTTTGCCAGTATCGCTTATTACGCTTGAAGTTACGTTAAGCGAGGAGTTTAAAAAGGTTTTGGCGAAGCAAATTTAA
- the kdsB gene encoding 3-deoxy-manno-octulosonate cytidylyltransferase, whose protein sequence is MIIIPARLASTRFSNKILKEINGVPMFVATALIVSDVDDVAVAVDEPNVLDIAKAYGIKAVLTSKDHQSGTDRINEAAQILGLNESEIIINVQADEPFIEPENIAKFRAFCEQNKEKAFMFSCYKKIDDEFADDKNLVKVVTDFEGYALYFSRSRIPFNRSECKSYKAHLGIYGYSVKSLKEFCALMSSSLENTEKLEQLRALENGKKIAMLEVESQSIGIDSEDDYQRALAKFGKK, encoded by the coding sequence ATGATAATCATCCCAGCCCGCCTTGCCTCAACAAGGTTTAGTAATAAAATTTTAAAAGAGATAAATGGCGTGCCGATGTTTGTGGCGACTGCTCTTATAGTAAGTGACGTGGACGATGTGGCGGTTGCTGTGGACGAGCCAAACGTGCTTGATATCGCCAAGGCTTACGGCATAAAAGCTGTGCTAACTAGCAAAGATCATCAAAGTGGCACTGACAGGATAAACGAAGCAGCGCAAATTTTAGGGCTAAATGAGAGCGAGATCATCATAAATGTTCAGGCTGATGAGCCATTTATCGAGCCTGAAAATATCGCTAAATTTAGGGCATTTTGCGAGCAGAATAAAGAAAAAGCCTTTATGTTTTCTTGCTATAAAAAGATAGACGATGAGTTTGCGGATGATAAAAATTTAGTTAAAGTGGTGACTGATTTTGAGGGATATGCACTTTACTTTTCAAGATCTAGGATACCATTTAACAGAAGCGAGTGTAAAAGTTATAAGGCTCACCTTGGCATTTACGGATACAGCGTAAAAAGCTTAAAAGAGTTTTGTGCTCTTATGTCTTCAAGCCTTGAAAATACCGAAAAGCTCGAGCAGCTACGCGCCCTAGAAAATGGTAAAAAGATAGCAATGCTAGAGGTTGAGAGCCAAAGTATCGGCATCGATAGCGAAGATGACTACCAAAGAGCGCTAGCTAAATTTGGTAAAAAATAA
- the ppk2 gene encoding polyphosphate kinase 2, with protein MSKDKKHQKSEKLGYEEELRLLQIELLKFQNYVKEKGLRVLMLMEGRDAAGKGGTIKRLTEHLNPRGCRIVALAKPSDVEKTQWYFQRYVTHLPSAGEIVIFDRSWYNRAGVEPVMGFCTQEEHKEFLREVPKFEEMIINSGIIFFKIYLSITKDEQKKRFKERQNDPLKQFKISPVDQKAQELWDQYSIAKYSMLLASHNSISPWVIVSSDNKKEARLNVFKFILSHVEYPKKINDYLEFDKNVVRDGSEEIKRIEEGLNKDKLKSID; from the coding sequence ATGTCAAAAGACAAAAAACACCAAAAAAGCGAGAAACTTGGCTACGAGGAAGAGCTTAGACTGCTTCAAATTGAACTTTTAAAATTTCAAAATTACGTAAAAGAAAAAGGCCTTAGAGTACTTATGCTAATGGAAGGGCGCGACGCAGCCGGTAAAGGCGGAACGATAAAACGCTTAACCGAGCATCTAAATCCAAGAGGTTGCCGTATAGTAGCGCTTGCTAAGCCAAGTGATGTCGAAAAAACGCAGTGGTATTTTCAAAGATATGTGACTCATCTACCAAGTGCTGGAGAGATCGTGATCTTTGATAGAAGTTGGTACAATAGAGCTGGCGTTGAGCCAGTGATGGGCTTTTGCACGCAAGAAGAGCATAAAGAATTTTTACGTGAAGTGCCAAAATTTGAAGAGATGATCATAAACTCCGGCATAATTTTCTTTAAAATTTATCTTTCAATCACAAAAGATGAGCAGAAAAAACGCTTCAAAGAGAGACAAAATGATCCGCTAAAGCAGTTTAAAATTTCACCCGTTGATCAAAAAGCGCAAGAACTTTGGGATCAATACTCTATCGCTAAATATTCTATGCTTCTTGCCTCTCACAATAGCATTTCACCATGGGTCATCGTCTCAAGCGATAACAAAAAAGAAGCTAGGCTAAATGTCTTTAAATTTATCCTAAGTCACGTTGAATATCCAAAAAAGATAAATGACTACTTGGAATTTGACAAAAACGTCGTAAGAGACGGAAGTGAAGAGATAAAACGCATAGAAGAAGGGCTAAATAAAGACAAGTTAAAGAGTATCGATTAG
- the grpE gene encoding nucleotide exchange factor GrpE has translation MSEEVKEQNLPEVESVQELASDSVNLDALGDISKVEKLEKELGEITDKYYRANAEFENIKKRYEKEKADVANYANEKFARDLLPVIDALEIAANFDPEDDEFAKKIKEGILITINQFKKCFEKHGVSEIPTDTEFDPSVHNAVLRVDSEEKQSGQIVQALQKGYMINGRVLRPAMVSVAN, from the coding sequence GTGAGCGAAGAGGTAAAAGAGCAAAACCTACCTGAGGTTGAGTCTGTGCAAGAACTAGCTAGTGATAGCGTAAATTTGGACGCACTTGGCGATATTTCAAAGGTTGAAAAACTTGAAAAAGAGCTCGGAGAAATAACTGATAAATATTATAGAGCAAATGCTGAGTTTGAAAATATCAAAAAGCGTTATGAAAAAGAGAAAGCAGACGTTGCAAACTATGCAAATGAGAAATTTGCTAGGGACTTGCTACCAGTCATAGATGCTCTTGAGATCGCTGCGAATTTTGATCCAGAGGATGATGAATTTGCTAAAAAGATTAAAGAGGGTATTTTGATAACTATAAATCAGTTTAAAAAATGTTTTGAAAAGCATGGCGTAAGCGAGATACCAACTGATACTGAGTTTGATCCAAGCGTGCACAATGCCGTTTTAAGGGTCGATAGCGAAGAGAAGCAGAGTGGTCAAATCGTACAAGCTTTGCAAAAAGGCTATATGATAAATGGTAGGGTTTTGCGCCCAGCTATGGTCAGCGTGGCAAACTAA
- a CDS encoding trehalose-6-phosphate synthase: protein MYLFFLITHLICAIVFIGYVFFDVCIYPFAKKTVDTKTLEIVKKAYTKGSAKVFGTAFLLLLISGAYMAKDYFGGELGWWQSNFQKLLLVKIFVLLIMCLVTFISVFNVVILKKPDPFGKFSHLIALVLCLIMVILAKVMWWA from the coding sequence ATGTATTTATTTTTTTTGATTACTCATTTAATTTGTGCCATTGTATTTATAGGATACGTATTTTTCGATGTTTGCATATATCCGTTTGCTAAAAAAACGGTTGATACTAAAACCCTTGAAATAGTTAAAAAAGCCTATACAAAAGGAAGTGCAAAGGTATTTGGCACGGCATTTTTATTGCTTTTAATAAGTGGTGCTTATATGGCAAAAGACTATTTTGGAGGCGAGCTTGGCTGGTGGCAAAGCAACTTTCAAAAGCTACTACTTGTAAAAATTTTTGTTTTACTCATAATGTGCCTTGTAACTTTTATCTCTGTTTTTAATGTAGTTATTTTAAAAAAGCCTGATCCATTTGGTAAATTTTCACATTTAATAGCTCTAGTGCTTTGCCTAATAATGGTCATTTTAGCAAAAGTAATGTGGTGGGCTTAA
- a CDS encoding DegT/DnrJ/EryC1/StrS family aminotransferase, whose amino-acid sequence MREIPFYRPTITERESELIEEALHSENTTNIVARFEEKLKEYFGAKFVVTTNNIAAAHHLALSALDTKRGDKVICSINAFPSIAQAVRHFDAEPIFVDVDEEDFNICPDALEKVLKEQNHKKLKCAFISHIAGQSARMDEITEVCEKYGVKILDDANRGMGLTYNGKKVGSDSFLSCFQTHSRVQNPISTVGFFTTNDEEIYKRAKLLRNYALVNGIDKFGSLSYIYDVVDIGLKYDINSINAAFSIAQLERTDKLIQRRQEIARIYDKELGECHNITIPVKKREHIYTQYIIKINKNRDGFARELLEHGIHTSLHYIPIHLLSYYKNKYSLKVNDFPNALKNYQQVLSLPIYHSLSDEEVQYVCNKVKEISKTRV is encoded by the coding sequence ATGAGAGAGATTCCGTTTTATAGACCAACTATCACTGAGCGTGAAAGTGAGCTTATTGAGGAGGCTTTGCACTCTGAAAATACTACTAATATCGTTGCTAGATTTGAAGAGAAGTTAAAAGAGTATTTTGGTGCAAAATTTGTAGTTACCACAAATAATATCGCAGCCGCACATCACTTGGCACTAAGTGCGCTTGACACTAAACGCGGAGATAAGGTCATTTGCTCCATAAATGCTTTTCCTAGCATTGCACAAGCTGTTAGACATTTTGATGCTGAACCTATTTTTGTGGATGTTGATGAAGAAGATTTTAACATCTGCCCAGACGCCCTTGAGAAAGTGCTAAAAGAACAAAATCACAAAAAATTAAAATGTGCTTTTATCTCTCATATCGCAGGTCAAAGTGCTAGGATGGACGAGATAACGGAGGTTTGTGAGAAATACGGCGTAAAAATTTTAGATGATGCAAATCGCGGTATGGGACTAACATACAATGGCAAAAAAGTTGGTTCAGACTCCTTTTTGTCGTGCTTTCAAACACATTCGCGTGTACAAAATCCTATATCAACGGTTGGATTTTTTACGACAAATGATGAGGAAATTTATAAAAGAGCAAAACTACTTCGCAACTACGCCCTTGTAAATGGCATTGATAAATTCGGCAGCTTGAGTTATATTTATGATGTCGTAGATATTGGTTTAAAGTATGATATAAACTCGATAAATGCAGCATTTTCTATTGCGCAGCTAGAAAGAACAGATAAGCTCATACAAAGAAGACAAGAGATCGCAAGAATTTATGATAAAGAGCTTGGCGAGTGCCACAATATAACAATCCCTGTCAAGAAGCGCGAGCACATTTATACTCAGTATATTATTAAGATAAATAAAAATCGTGATGGTTTTGCCAGAGAGCTTTTGGAGCATGGCATTCACACATCATTGCACTACATACCGATACATTTACTAAGCTATTACAAAAACAAATACTCGCTTAAAGTAAATGATTTTCCAAATGCTTTAAAAAATTATCAGCAAGTGTTGTCACTGCCTATTTATCATAGTTTGAGTGACGAAGAGGTGCAATACGTCTGCAACAAAGTAAAAGAAATTTCTAAAACTCGTGTTTAA
- a CDS encoding XRE family transcriptional regulator: MIETSDIFNLLHNAVEAKNIGKKISQAKMAEELGVPMRTYQDWRLGNSKPQAVAAACKLLCELDDDEILFVINKMRKLLGK; the protein is encoded by the coding sequence ATGATTGAAACAAGTGATATATTTAATTTGCTTCACAATGCAGTTGAGGCAAAAAATATCGGTAAGAAAATTTCACAAGCAAAAATGGCAGAAGAGCTTGGTGTACCAATGAGAACATATCAAGATTGGAGGCTTGGCAACTCAAAGCCACAAGCTGTTGCTGCAGCTTGTAAGCTACTATGTGAGCTTGACGATGATGAAATATTATTTGTTATCAATAAGATGAGAAAGTTGTTAGGAAAATAG
- the thrC gene encoding threonine synthase: protein MRLTPTRSVKDEKIKNVNLSTAMLSPSSAHGGLYAPKKLPKITRSKWQEFSQLSYEKLALCIISLFKFDVPEAFFKKAVKRYASFDDPKHPVIFKKIDKNLYVNELYHGPTRAFKDMALQPFGSLLSQLAKERGERYLIMCATSGDTGPATLQTFANDENIKVVCLYPDGGTSEVQKLQMQTMQGENLKVFGIKGDFDDAQRALKTLLANDKFKAELKKKRLKLSAANSVNFGRILFQIIYHAYAYANLLKQKALKANESFDIIVPSGNFGNALGAYYAKKMGAKIGKIKIASNANNILTQFFTTGVYDLRDKKLVKTISPAMDILISSNVERLLFDKFGSVRTNELMQSLAKDKSYKLSKQELEALKEDFEASWCDDKECEAYIAKLAKGGYAIDPHTATCFKMVDASRINVITSTAHWVKFTPSMIKACQIKDTKDEKDALAKTAKILNDSVPSSINSLFSAKILHKNIIKEDEIEKCVLEWIER, encoded by the coding sequence ATGAGACTAACACCAACAAGAAGCGTGAAAGATGAAAAGATAAAAAATGTAAATTTAAGCACAGCCATGCTTAGCCCAAGCTCCGCTCACGGCGGACTTTATGCGCCAAAAAAGCTTCCAAAAATAACAAGATCAAAGTGGCAAGAGTTCTCACAATTAAGCTACGAGAAGCTAGCACTTTGCATTATCTCGCTATTTAAATTTGATGTGCCAGAGGCTTTTTTCAAAAAGGCGGTTAAGAGATACGCGAGTTTTGACGATCCAAAGCACCCAGTCATTTTTAAAAAAATAGATAAAAATTTATACGTAAATGAGCTATATCACGGCCCAACTAGGGCATTTAAGGATATGGCGCTTCAGCCCTTTGGCTCGCTGCTTAGCCAGCTAGCAAAAGAGAGAGGCGAAAGATATCTTATTATGTGCGCAACTAGCGGTGACACGGGCCCTGCGACACTTCAAACCTTTGCAAACGATGAAAATATCAAGGTCGTTTGCCTCTATCCAGACGGCGGCACGAGCGAGGTGCAAAAGCTTCAGATGCAGACTATGCAGGGTGAAAATTTAAAGGTTTTTGGCATAAAAGGCGACTTTGACGACGCTCAAAGGGCGCTAAAAACGCTACTTGCAAATGATAAATTTAAGGCTGAGCTGAAGAAAAAGCGCCTTAAACTAAGCGCGGCAAACTCGGTAAATTTTGGCAGAATTCTCTTTCAGATCATCTACCACGCCTACGCCTATGCAAATTTGCTAAAACAAAAGGCGCTTAAGGCAAACGAGAGCTTTGATATCATCGTGCCAAGTGGAAATTTTGGTAACGCACTTGGGGCGTATTACGCTAAAAAAATGGGCGCAAAGATCGGTAAGATCAAGATCGCTTCAAACGCAAACAATATCTTGACACAGTTTTTTACTACCGGCGTTTACGACCTCAGGGACAAAAAACTAGTTAAGACGATAAGTCCGGCGATGGACATTTTGATCAGCTCAAATGTCGAGCGCTTGCTATTTGATAAATTTGGTAGCGTTAGAACCAATGAACTCATGCAAAGCCTAGCTAAAGATAAATCTTATAAACTTAGCAAGCAGGAGCTTGAAGCGCTAAAAGAGGACTTTGAGGCTAGCTGGTGCGACGACAAAGAGTGCGAGGCATACATCGCAAAGCTCGCAAAAGGCGGCTACGCGATCGATCCACATACGGCTACTTGCTTTAAAATGGTAGATGCTAGCCGCATAAACGTCATCACATCGACCGCGCACTGGGTGAAATTTACGCCAAGCATGATCAAAGCGTGCCAGATCAAAGATACAAAAGATGAAAAAGATGCGCTCGCAAAGACCGCTAAAATCTTAAACGATAGCGTGCCAAGCTCGATAAACTCGCTATTTAGCGCGAAAATTTTACACAAAAATATCATAAAAGAGGACGAGATCGAAAAGTGCGTCCTAGAATGGATCGAGCGATGA
- the dnaK gene encoding molecular chaperone DnaK, with the protein MSKVIGIDLGTTNSCVSVFERGESKVIPNKEGKNTTPSVVAFTDKGEILVGDVAKRQAVTNPEKTIYSIKRIMGLMSNEKNAEEAKSRLPYHVVDRNGACAVEIAGKVYTPQEISAKILIKLKEDAEAYLGEKVTDAVITVPAYFNDSQRKATKEAGTIAGLNVLRIINEPTAAALAYGLDKKEAEKILVYDLGGGTFDVTVLETGDNIVEVLATGGNAFLGGDDFDNKIIDWLVSEFKNENGIDLKGDIMALQRLKEAAENAKKELSSAQETEINLPFITADATGPKHLVKKLTRAKFEGMIDSLVGETITKINEVTKDAGLNKSDIKEVVMVGGSTRVPLVQEEVKKAFGKELNKSVNPDEVVAIGAAIQGAVIKGDVKDVLLLDVTPLSLGIETLGGVMTKIIEKGTTIPTKKSQVFSTAEDNQSAVTIMVLQGEREFARDNKSLGNFNLEGIPAAPRGVPQIEVEFDIDANGILTVSAKDKATGKAQNITISGSSGLSEEEINNMVKDAELHKEEDKKRKDAVEARNQADALVHQTEKSMNELGEKVPAEDRSNIEAALNDLKEVLKDENSSKEQINAKVEALSKASHKLAEAMYKKDENAGANGGNNKKDDDVIDAEVE; encoded by the coding sequence ATGTCAAAAGTTATAGGTATAGACTTAGGTACAACAAACTCTTGTGTGAGCGTTTTTGAGCGTGGCGAGAGCAAAGTTATCCCAAACAAAGAGGGTAAAAACACAACTCCATCAGTTGTTGCTTTCACAGACAAGGGTGAAATTCTAGTAGGTGACGTTGCAAAACGTCAAGCAGTTACAAACCCTGAAAAAACGATATATTCTATCAAACGTATCATGGGTTTGATGAGCAATGAAAAAAATGCTGAAGAGGCAAAAAGCCGCTTGCCATATCACGTCGTAGATAGAAATGGTGCTTGCGCAGTTGAGATCGCTGGTAAGGTTTATACTCCGCAAGAAATTTCAGCAAAAATTCTTATCAAACTAAAAGAAGACGCTGAAGCATACCTTGGAGAGAAGGTAACAGATGCGGTTATTACTGTGCCAGCTTACTTTAACGATAGCCAAAGAAAAGCTACAAAAGAGGCTGGAACGATCGCAGGACTAAACGTACTTCGCATCATCAACGAGCCAACAGCTGCAGCACTTGCTTATGGTCTTGATAAAAAAGAGGCTGAGAAAATTTTAGTTTACGACCTAGGTGGTGGTACATTTGACGTTACAGTGCTAGAGACTGGTGATAATATCGTTGAAGTTTTGGCAACTGGCGGTAACGCATTCTTAGGCGGTGATGACTTTGATAACAAGATAATTGACTGGCTAGTAAGTGAGTTTAAAAACGAAAATGGTATTGATCTAAAAGGCGATATCATGGCACTTCAACGCTTAAAAGAAGCTGCTGAAAATGCTAAAAAAGAGCTAAGCTCAGCTCAAGAGACTGAGATAAATTTACCATTTATTACAGCTGATGCGACTGGCCCAAAACACCTTGTCAAAAAGCTAACTCGTGCTAAATTTGAGGGTATGATCGACTCACTTGTAGGCGAGACTATCACTAAGATAAACGAGGTAACAAAAGACGCTGGTTTAAATAAAAGTGACATCAAAGAGGTCGTAATGGTCGGTGGTTCAACTCGTGTACCACTAGTTCAAGAAGAGGTCAAAAAAGCATTTGGTAAAGAGCTAAATAAGAGCGTTAATCCAGATGAAGTCGTAGCTATCGGTGCTGCTATCCAAGGTGCGGTCATAAAAGGCGATGTAAAAGATGTGCTACTTCTTGACGTAACTCCGCTTAGTCTTGGTATCGAGACACTTGGCGGCGTAATGACAAAGATCATCGAAAAAGGCACAACTATACCAACTAAGAAAAGTCAAGTCTTCTCAACTGCTGAAGATAATCAAAGTGCCGTTACTATCATGGTTCTACAAGGAGAGCGTGAGTTTGCAAGAGATAATAAATCACTTGGAAATTTCAACCTTGAAGGCATCCCAGCAGCTCCAAGAGGTGTTCCTCAAATCGAAGTTGAGTTTGACATTGACGCAAACGGAATTTTAACCGTTTCAGCAAAAGATAAAGCAACTGGCAAAGCCCAAAACATCACTATCTCTGGATCAAGCGGCTTAAGCGAAGAAGAGATAAACAACATGGTAAAAGATGCTGAGCTTCATAAAGAAGAAGACAAAAAGCGCAAAGACGCAGTTGAGGCTAGAAACCAAGCTGACGCACTAGTTCATCAAACTGAAAAGAGCATGAACGAGCTTGGCGAGAAAGTCCCAGCTGAAGATAGAAGCAACATCGAAGCTGCGTTAAATGACCTAAAAGAGGTCTTAAAAGATGAAAATTCTTCAAAAGAGCAAATCAATGCTAAAGTAGAAGCTCTAAGCAAAGCTAGCCACAAACTAGCAGAAGCTATGTATAAAAAAGATGAAAATGCTGGAGCAAACGGCGGAAACAACAAAAAAGACGACGACGTAATAGACGCTGAAGTCGAGTAA
- a CDS encoding HrcA family transcriptional regulator, whose product MSKTNKRDLILNSIIEAYLQDNMPIGSNELGSRMSAAIPASTIRVYFKKLSDEGEITKLHISGGRIPTIAAMRRYWSEIFAISDINLEINDAEGLKKLCDEFELYCMIFGTIDNELLEILNLNNRYMILNFGEDEIVIKFDARMYKFLSNLAGVSLNKLELICSQVGLSELKSKIRELKRTKIYFQENEILAFDMFKDRRFKMVFDPSFSLQMDEKLTFSPMFDENFMGLKFSTNYLGNEAQMICAGSIYTDYVKFINLIKEAA is encoded by the coding sequence GTGAGTAAAACAAATAAACGTGATTTGATACTAAATTCTATCATCGAGGCTTATTTGCAGGACAATATGCCTATTGGTTCAAATGAGCTTGGCTCTCGTATGAGCGCGGCTATTCCGGCTTCTACGATACGCGTTTATTTTAAAAAGCTTTCAGATGAAGGTGAGATCACAAAGCTTCACATTAGTGGCGGTAGAATTCCGACAATTGCTGCGATGAGAAGATATTGGAGTGAAATTTTTGCTATAAGTGATATAAATTTAGAGATAAATGACGCCGAAGGGCTGAAAAAACTATGTGATGAATTTGAGCTTTATTGTATGATTTTTGGCACAATCGATAATGAATTGCTAGAAATTTTAAATTTAAATAATAGGTATATGATCTTAAATTTTGGTGAAGATGAGATCGTTATTAAATTTGATGCTAGGATGTATAAATTTTTAAGTAATCTTGCTGGAGTTAGTTTAAACAAGCTTGAGCTTATCTGTTCTCAAGTTGGCTTAAGCGAACTAAAAAGTAAAATAAGAGAGCTTAAAAGGACTAAAATTTACTTCCAAGAAAATGAAATTTTAGCCTTTGATATGTTTAAGGATAGACGTTTTAAGATGGTTTTTGACCCAAGTTTTAGTCTGCAAATGGATGAAAAACTTACATTTTCTCCTATGTTTGATGAAAATTTTATGGGGCTCAAATTTAGTACAAACTATCTTGGCAATGAGGCACAGATGATCTGTGCTGGCAGTATTTATACTGACTATGTGAAATTTATAAATCTAATAAAGGAGGCTGCGTGA
- a CDS encoding NAD+ synthase has product MKEYQKIEETLVFSLKDKTKDKNLLLGVSGGIDSAVVATLCARAKPNETHALIMPTASSNRQNMDDALNLCEKLNIKYKVLSIEGILNAFYETIDVNLSNLRKGNLAARVRMSLLYDYSSSINALVIGTSNKSELMLGYGTIFGDLACAINPIGELYKSEIFEFAKHLEVDKNFINKAPSADLWDGQSDEGDIGYSYAVIDEILENLENNKEQVIKKFGLKAVSDIENRVVSNRFKRQMPLIVKI; this is encoded by the coding sequence ATGAAGGAGTATCAAAAGATCGAAGAAACTTTAGTTTTTAGCTTAAAAGATAAAACTAAAGATAAAAATTTGTTGTTGGGTGTTAGTGGAGGTATTGATTCTGCTGTGGTAGCGACTTTGTGTGCAAGAGCAAAACCAAATGAAACTCATGCACTCATCATGCCAACAGCATCATCAAACAGACAAAATATGGACGATGCCTTAAATTTATGCGAAAAACTAAACATAAAATATAAGGTTTTATCCATAGAGGGCATTTTAAATGCTTTTTACGAAACGATAGATGTAAATTTAAGCAATTTAAGAAAAGGGAATTTAGCAGCTAGAGTTAGAATGAGCTTGCTTTATGATTATTCATCTAGTATAAACGCTCTAGTTATCGGAACAAGCAACAAAAGTGAGCTTATGCTTGGATACGGTACGATATTTGGGGATTTAGCATGTGCAATAAATCCTATCGGAGAGCTTTACAAAAGTGAAATTTTTGAATTTGCAAAACATCTTGAGGTTGATAAAAATTTTATCAACAAAGCACCTTCGGCTGATTTGTGGGATGGACAAAGTGACGAAGGCGACATAGGTTACAGTTATGCTGTTATTGATGAGATTTTAGAAAATTTAGAAAATAACAAGGAGCAAGTCATCAAAAAGTTCGGATTAAAAGCAGTATCGGATATAGAAAATAGAGTTGTTTCAAACAGGTTTAAACGACAAATGCCGTTGATAGTGAAAATTTAA